In a genomic window of Cytobacillus sp. FSL H8-0458:
- a CDS encoding cysteine hydrolase family protein, whose translation MELRGKKHCVVIIDMLNDFIGEKAALRCENGEKIVPKIQELIEFAHDHNIQVVHVQEAHRKNDRDFRVRPVHAVKGTWGSEFIPELQPDESKGDYVVQKRRHSAFSYTDFDLFLREEEIDTVVLTGVWTNVCVRSTASDALYHGYNVICVSDATASQDDDMHVSGLRDIDIFGDILSTEEYKELAKKKFSQDESVV comes from the coding sequence TTGGAACTTAGGGGAAAAAAGCACTGTGTAGTCATTATTGATATGTTAAACGACTTTATTGGCGAAAAAGCAGCATTAAGGTGTGAAAATGGCGAAAAAATCGTTCCTAAAATACAAGAGCTTATTGAATTCGCACATGATCACAATATTCAGGTTGTGCATGTTCAGGAAGCTCACAGAAAGAATGACCGTGATTTCCGTGTAAGACCTGTCCATGCAGTAAAGGGAACATGGGGTTCGGAGTTCATTCCAGAGCTTCAGCCCGATGAGAGCAAAGGAGATTATGTAGTCCAAAAGAGGCGGCATAGCGCATTCAGCTACACCGATTTTGATCTCTTCCTGAGAGAAGAAGAAATTGATACGGTCGTCCTTACTGGAGTCTGGACAAATGTATGTGTACGCAGTACTGCTTCTGATGCCTTGTACCATGGCTATAATGTTATTTGCGTATCAGATGCCACCGCTTCTCAGGATGACGATATGCACGTATCCGGTCTAAGGGACATTGACATTTTCGGAGATATATTATCAACAGAAGAATACAAAGAACTGGCTAAAAAGAAATTCTCCCAAGACGAATCAGTTGTCTAA
- a CDS encoding EutN/CcmL family microcompartment protein encodes MQMGIVVGRVTATRKDDNLVGTKLLITQPIGLDGSMLPNPIITVDTVGAGIGEKVIYVTGSMASRAVQNKDAPIDAAIIGIIDSVEGMETGG; translated from the coding sequence ATGCAAATGGGAATAGTGGTTGGCCGTGTAACTGCCACAAGGAAAGATGATAATCTGGTGGGCACAAAACTATTAATTACCCAGCCTATAGGATTGGACGGCTCAATGTTACCGAACCCCATTATAACCGTTGATACTGTTGGTGCCGGCATTGGCGAGAAAGTCATCTATGTGACTGGAAGCATGGCATCAAGAGCGGTTCAGAATAAAGATGCTCCTATCGATGCTGCCATTATCGGAATTATTGACAGTGTGGAAGGAATGGAAACAGGGGGTTAA
- a CDS encoding M20 family metallopeptidase encodes MNDIQFLQHLLQIDSSNPPGNEHLVTEAFINRCKQNGLPFKVTMLDGTRSNFEVTLPGKIGKQLFLCGHMDTVSPGTGEWVHSPFSGEIANGRIYGRGASDMKSGLAAMFLALEELYLTNTDLPADVTFLATAGEEVDSCGARVFLKENDSRKIDALVIAEPTNEKIVIGHKGALWLEITAYGKTSHGSMPEQGINAVDHIMKIIRVLNEMKIEWKTEKKPLGQSSLAVTMIEGGVQTNVIPDKCTIRADIRTVPPQSHSHFINKLKSKLDVLLDQGEIYKYRVETLLDRPSILTDPARDIIQIAQMVKGESEADHYGVSYYTDGAVLNPRSEIPTLIYGPGDEKLAHQPNEWVSLAAFQRSIQFYKQLIMSYGKLEPAEGSPMRGRGRN; translated from the coding sequence ATGAATGATATTCAGTTTCTTCAGCATCTGCTCCAAATTGACAGCTCCAATCCGCCCGGAAACGAGCATTTAGTGACTGAAGCTTTTATTAACAGATGCAAGCAAAATGGTCTGCCGTTTAAAGTGACCATGCTTGATGGGACCCGAAGCAATTTTGAAGTTACGCTTCCCGGAAAAATCGGTAAACAGCTATTCTTATGCGGCCATATGGATACGGTTTCACCAGGAACAGGAGAATGGGTACACTCCCCTTTTTCAGGGGAAATCGCAAATGGCCGGATTTATGGCAGAGGAGCTTCTGATATGAAAAGCGGCCTTGCAGCAATGTTCCTGGCATTGGAGGAGCTGTATCTCACCAATACTGATCTACCTGCAGACGTTACCTTTCTGGCAACAGCCGGGGAAGAAGTTGACAGCTGCGGTGCCAGGGTTTTTTTAAAAGAAAATGATAGCCGAAAAATCGATGCACTTGTCATTGCCGAACCGACAAATGAAAAAATTGTGATTGGCCATAAGGGAGCCCTTTGGCTTGAAATCACAGCTTATGGAAAAACCTCTCACGGGTCGATGCCGGAACAGGGAATCAATGCAGTAGATCATATAATGAAAATAATCCGTGTATTGAATGAGATGAAAATTGAATGGAAGACAGAAAAGAAGCCCCTCGGACAAAGCAGCCTGGCTGTTACCATGATTGAAGGCGGAGTGCAGACCAATGTGATTCCTGATAAATGCACTATCAGAGCAGATATTAGAACAGTTCCCCCTCAATCCCATTCCCATTTCATAAACAAGCTAAAATCCAAACTGGATGTTCTATTGGATCAGGGAGAAATTTATAAATACAGGGTTGAAACCCTTCTTGACCGTCCATCTATCTTAACTGATCCTGCTCGGGACATTATTCAAATTGCGCAGATGGTAAAGGGCGAATCGGAAGCGGACCATTACGGGGTGTCCTACTATACAGACGGTGCCGTACTTAATCCAAGGAGTGAAATTCCTACCCTGATTTATGGTCCGGGTGATGAAAAGCTCGCGCATCAGCCAAATGAGTGGGTTAGTCTGGCGGCATTTCAGCGCTCCATTCAATTTTACAAACAGCTTATAATGTCATATGGAAAGCTGGAGCCGGCAGAAGGCAGTCCAATGCGAGGGAGAGGAAGAAATTGA
- a CDS encoding dihydroorotase → MDLILKNANIPQGDRQVLTNILVNEGKIVGYTNDISFLNAGKVIDIQGKLVVPGCIDPHTHFMDPGFTHRETFATGSRSAAAGGLTTIIDMPCCSKPSVRDGDSFNKKIGPIRDQAYIDYCFWGGMTGEDAREGWIDNIYPQIDQGVVAFKVYMTPSVPTFPKVSDAEMLEIFKNVAKTGLPIGVHAENYDICTFNSKKLEKEGRLDGPAWAEARSSLAEKVAIELILSFAEATDARVHVVHMSTKEGVELVKAAKKRGVKVTAETCPHYLVLNAQDSMSERGSYAKIAPPLRGKEDNESHWQALADGTIDFVGTDHAPYEIATEKDYPGATIWNTFPGIPGVETMVPILVSEGLNKGRLSLSRFVEVTSRNAAIHYGIYPKKGSMEIGSDADFTVIDLEKEYVIDEQKTESMAKYNPLHGLKLKGKPVQTIIRGNVVFEEDKGIVGEAGYGEYVPRQSIQRLERTLKYEKYEAVNVKTKDPVAQQ, encoded by the coding sequence ATGGACTTAATTCTGAAAAATGCAAATATTCCGCAGGGAGATCGTCAGGTTTTAACGAATATTCTAGTAAACGAGGGAAAGATTGTCGGCTACACGAATGACATTTCTTTTCTGAATGCAGGCAAGGTCATTGATATTCAAGGGAAATTAGTAGTTCCAGGCTGTATTGATCCGCATACCCATTTTATGGATCCCGGGTTTACTCACAGAGAAACATTTGCAACCGGCAGCCGTTCTGCAGCAGCCGGAGGCTTGACAACTATTATCGATATGCCATGCTGCAGCAAGCCATCTGTACGCGATGGCGATAGCTTCAATAAAAAAATCGGCCCAATCAGGGATCAGGCTTATATTGATTACTGCTTCTGGGGCGGCATGACTGGCGAGGATGCACGAGAAGGCTGGATTGATAATATTTACCCTCAAATAGATCAGGGAGTTGTTGCATTTAAAGTTTACATGACTCCTTCTGTCCCTACCTTCCCTAAAGTTTCTGATGCAGAAATGCTGGAAATTTTCAAAAACGTCGCAAAAACTGGTCTTCCTATTGGTGTTCATGCTGAAAACTACGATATCTGCACATTCAATTCGAAGAAACTTGAAAAAGAAGGCCGCCTAGACGGACCGGCATGGGCTGAAGCTCGTTCAAGCTTAGCTGAGAAGGTGGCCATTGAACTGATTCTCAGCTTCGCGGAAGCTACAGACGCACGTGTACATGTGGTACATATGAGCACAAAGGAAGGCGTCGAACTGGTTAAAGCTGCAAAGAAGCGCGGTGTCAAGGTTACGGCTGAAACCTGCCCTCACTACCTTGTTTTAAATGCTCAGGATTCCATGTCAGAGCGGGGTTCCTATGCAAAAATCGCTCCTCCGCTGCGAGGAAAAGAGGATAACGAATCCCACTGGCAGGCTCTGGCTGATGGCACAATCGACTTTGTCGGAACTGACCATGCTCCATATGAAATTGCCACCGAAAAGGATTATCCAGGTGCAACGATCTGGAATACCTTCCCTGGCATCCCTGGTGTAGAAACGATGGTGCCGATCCTTGTCAGTGAAGGGTTAAATAAAGGCCGCTTATCCCTATCAAGATTTGTAGAAGTAACGAGCCGCAATGCCGCCATTCATTATGGCATTTACCCTAAAAAAGGCTCAATGGAAATTGGCAGTGATGCTGATTTCACAGTTATCGATCTTGAAAAAGAATATGTAATCGATGAGCAGAAAACAGAATCAATGGCTAAGTATAATCCGCTTCATGGCTTGAAACTAAAAGGGAAGCCAGTCCAGACTATTATCCGCGGAAACGTGGTCTTTGAAGAAGACAAAGGGATCGTCGGAGAAGCAGGATATGGTGAGTACGTTCCTCGCCAAAGCATCCAGAGACTTGAAAGAACATTGAAGTATGAAAAATACGAAGCGGTAAATGTGAAAACAAAAGATCCTGTAGCACAGCAATAA
- a CDS encoding UbiX family flavin prenyltransferase: MSNSSPGPGKKRILVGITGASGSLYAYTLIRALHQLEIETHLIATEMGEKVMQFECGVKMDELKEYAAIHSNRNLFAAVASGSFKTDGMVIVPCSMNTLGAIANGVGDTLLSRAASVVLKENRKFIIVPREAPFNLIHLRNMTLLAESGACIMPASPGFYHKPTEIWELANFMVARILDMLDIDHELLERWGEKA, translated from the coding sequence TTGTCTAATTCTTCTCCAGGTCCAGGAAAAAAACGAATTTTAGTGGGCATAACCGGAGCAAGCGGATCATTGTATGCATATACACTGATTCGCGCTCTTCATCAATTAGAGATCGAAACGCATTTAATTGCTACGGAGATGGGAGAAAAAGTAATGCAATTCGAATGCGGGGTCAAGATGGACGAGCTGAAGGAGTATGCCGCTATCCACAGCAACCGGAATCTTTTCGCTGCGGTTGCCAGCGGATCCTTTAAAACAGACGGAATGGTCATCGTGCCATGTTCAATGAATACATTGGGTGCGATTGCGAACGGGGTCGGCGATACGCTTCTAAGCAGGGCTGCCAGTGTTGTTTTGAAGGAGAATCGAAAGTTTATTATTGTTCCGAGAGAGGCTCCTTTTAATTTGATTCATCTGCGCAATATGACTCTTCTTGCTGAGAGCGGTGCATGCATAATGCCTGCATCACCAGGCTTTTACCATAAGCCGACCGAAATTTGGGAGCTGGCCAACTTTATGGTGGCGAGGATATTGGACATGCTGGATATTGACCATGAGCTCTTGGAGAGATGGGGGGAAAAGGCATGA
- a CDS encoding cyclase family protein yields MGVKLVDLTQEIYQGMPVFPLHQKTMIFPNISHEESEKQIGFMFATNNLLINEHGPTHSDATYEYDPNGQYIDEMPLEYFYGPAVCLDVSHIQPHQYITDRDLEDALRKSQQFIEKGDIVLLYTGHYNRSYGTDRWLTTYTGLDYQAAKWLAEKGAVNIGIDAPAIDHPDDAKYSGHLICREYGITNTENLCNLDQIAGMRFLYFGLPLRIRKGTGSPIRAVAVFIE; encoded by the coding sequence ATGGGAGTTAAGCTTGTCGATTTAACGCAGGAAATTTACCAGGGGATGCCTGTTTTTCCCCTTCATCAGAAAACAATGATCTTCCCGAATATCTCCCACGAAGAAAGTGAAAAGCAAATTGGGTTTATGTTTGCAACTAATAATCTATTAATCAATGAACATGGTCCAACTCATAGTGATGCAACTTATGAATATGATCCAAACGGCCAATACATCGATGAAATGCCGCTTGAGTATTTTTACGGGCCAGCAGTTTGCCTTGATGTATCCCACATCCAGCCCCATCAATATATTACAGACCGTGATCTCGAGGATGCACTGAGGAAATCACAGCAGTTTATTGAAAAAGGAGATATCGTCCTCCTCTATACAGGCCACTACAATCGGTCTTATGGTACTGACAGATGGCTCACCACTTATACCGGCCTGGATTATCAGGCAGCAAAATGGCTGGCTGAAAAAGGTGCGGTCAATATAGGCATCGATGCCCCGGCCATTGACCATCCGGATGATGCAAAGTACTCCGGACATCTTATTTGCCGTGAATACGGAATAACCAATACGGAAAATCTCTGCAATCTCGACCAGATCGCAGGCATGCGGTTTCTTTATTTCGGACTCCCGCTCAGAATTCGGAAAGGAACGGGATCTCCGATTCGCGCGGTTGCAGTTTTCATTGAATAA
- a CDS encoding adenine deaminase, producing MDAKNIKKAVQYRKLIDVLLDSSQYADVVLKGGYFINVITREIYEADVAMKGEYILMAGDAKDLIGPKTKVENIQGKFVCPGFIDSHMHFESAMLTCTEFSKLSIPTGTTTLIGDPHEIGNVLGVHGMQAMIEEAKTLPNRVLFTVPCAVPDAPGLETSGFDVTSKDMKQLLADPYVQGIGEIQSFSNIGPVYEHAPELIDDLVAAVSYANSIGKTVEGNAPGLFGKELAAHIISGGNHVSCHETTTKEETVEKLRNGVSVFMREGSSQRNMADCIRAITENGLDSRRAILVSDDMVPADLLNFGHMNDIVRRTIAVGIDPVEAIQMATINPATHFGFKDVGVIAPGKRADVVVISDLNNMTIDQVYLAGKKAAEKGELTIDIAPYIYPESVKKSVKRKPVTVKELAIEASGSRAKVRAIEAIPFQNLTGGSEYMLNVKEGIVQPCLKQDVLPLLVVERHGRTGKIGKTFLHGFDLKSGAIAESVAHDTHNIIVTGTNYEDMVMAVNRVIAMDGGIAMIKDSKVVGDLPLRIGGLMTDELTGKEMSEKVDELSQLAKEVLGCGMEVPFMHLSFWSLVTSPKWKITDMGLIDVDKFEVIPTIIN from the coding sequence ATGGATGCAAAAAATATCAAAAAAGCAGTGCAATACCGCAAGCTTATTGATGTATTGCTTGATTCCAGCCAGTATGCCGATGTAGTTCTAAAAGGGGGATACTTCATTAATGTGATCACCCGGGAGATATATGAAGCAGACGTTGCGATGAAAGGCGAATATATTTTAATGGCAGGGGATGCGAAGGACTTAATTGGGCCAAAAACGAAAGTGGAAAACATTCAGGGGAAATTTGTTTGCCCAGGGTTCATTGATTCTCATATGCATTTTGAGAGTGCGATGCTGACTTGTACGGAATTCTCCAAGCTTTCCATTCCGACAGGAACCACCACGCTGATTGGTGATCCGCATGAAATTGGAAACGTCCTGGGTGTTCACGGAATGCAGGCAATGATAGAAGAAGCTAAGACACTTCCAAACCGGGTATTATTCACAGTGCCGTGTGCTGTGCCTGATGCCCCGGGGCTTGAAACCTCCGGCTTTGATGTGACCTCAAAGGATATGAAACAGCTTTTGGCAGACCCATATGTGCAGGGCATTGGGGAAATCCAAAGCTTCAGCAATATCGGGCCGGTATATGAGCATGCCCCGGAATTAATAGACGACCTTGTTGCCGCAGTTTCATATGCAAACAGCATAGGGAAAACCGTTGAAGGGAACGCGCCGGGATTGTTTGGCAAAGAGCTTGCCGCCCATATTATCAGCGGAGGGAACCATGTGTCCTGCCATGAAACTACGACGAAAGAAGAAACAGTCGAAAAGCTTCGCAATGGTGTAAGTGTGTTCATGCGTGAAGGCTCTTCACAAAGGAATATGGCAGACTGCATCAGGGCTATTACAGAGAATGGACTGGATTCCCGCCGTGCAATCCTTGTTTCGGACGATATGGTGCCTGCTGATCTGTTAAATTTCGGACATATGAATGATATCGTCCGCAGAACCATTGCAGTAGGGATTGATCCAGTGGAAGCCATCCAAATGGCGACTATTAATCCTGCCACCCACTTTGGCTTTAAGGATGTAGGTGTTATAGCACCAGGCAAGAGAGCAGATGTCGTCGTGATCAGCGATCTGAACAATATGACTATTGATCAGGTATACCTGGCAGGGAAAAAAGCAGCTGAAAAAGGCGAATTGACTATAGATATTGCTCCTTACATATATCCGGAAAGTGTGAAAAAGTCAGTGAAGCGGAAGCCTGTAACAGTGAAGGAACTGGCTATTGAAGCTTCAGGCAGCCGTGCAAAAGTAAGGGCAATTGAAGCGATACCTTTCCAGAACTTAACCGGCGGAAGCGAATATATGCTGAATGTCAAAGAAGGCATTGTGCAGCCGTGCCTAAAGCAGGATGTTCTGCCTCTTTTGGTTGTTGAACGCCACGGCAGAACTGGAAAAATCGGCAAGACGTTTCTTCATGGCTTTGATTTGAAAAGCGGAGCCATAGCAGAAAGTGTTGCTCATGATACACACAATATCATTGTTACAGGAACTAACTACGAAGATATGGTCATGGCGGTGAACCGTGTAATTGCCATGGATGGCGGAATAGCCATGATAAAGGATAGCAAAGTAGTAGGTGATCTTCCTCTCCGGATTGGCGGTTTAATGACAGATGAATTAACCGGAAAAGAAATGAGTGAAAAGGTCGATGAATTGTCGCAGCTTGCCAAAGAAGTTCTTGGCTGCGGTATGGAAGTTCCCTTTATGCATTTATCATTCTGGTCATTGGTAACAAGCCCGAAATGGAAAATTACAGATATGGGGCTTATTGATGTAGATAAGTTTGAGGTTATCCCGACCATTATCAATTGA
- a CDS encoding UbiD family decarboxylase, translating to MNPVTMRALLDRWESRGLLHRVKKEVDPLYELGAVINTKNGRQPFLFEKIKGYQSSMAAGLGGDRELMADSMGITSSELIPKIIESIVNPIPTTLRQTGPVQENLVTGEFDLADLFPIPTYHADDSGAYYVAGILVVKDLSGRKRYTSIRRMQYLGGNRTNILITSPELMEQYAHYESIGEPMELAVMFGVVPAVVLSSQISTHLYHTDKLDVAGALLGQSLDVVQCKTVDLEVLADAEIVLEGKMLPFERELEGPFGELAGYYGTRTPQPIVEFSAVTYRNNAISQTIFPSSYEERLPMALVREATLLSTVRQVVPNIKAVHIPMGGVARYHAVIQIEKKHDGDGKQAALAAFASDKDLKHVVVVNDDVDIFDSDDVEWAIATRVQAGDDIFIVQGAKGSPLESSHHLKGVSDKMGIDATFPLGKEELFKRTSVPIEVNLEDYL from the coding sequence ATGAACCCTGTAACAATGAGGGCTTTGCTGGACAGATGGGAAAGCAGGGGACTTCTTCATCGGGTGAAAAAAGAGGTGGATCCGCTCTACGAACTGGGAGCAGTGATTAATACGAAAAATGGAAGACAGCCTTTTTTATTTGAAAAAATCAAAGGCTATCAATCTTCCATGGCTGCCGGTTTGGGAGGAGACAGAGAGCTGATGGCAGACAGCATGGGAATCACCTCATCTGAACTTATTCCTAAAATCATCGAATCAATTGTTAATCCTATTCCGACGACTTTAAGGCAAACTGGTCCTGTTCAGGAGAATCTAGTGACAGGGGAATTTGATCTGGCAGATTTGTTTCCTATCCCAACCTATCATGCAGATGACTCAGGTGCTTATTATGTAGCAGGAATACTGGTGGTTAAAGACCTATCCGGAAGAAAAAGGTATACCTCGATTCGCAGGATGCAATACCTTGGCGGTAATCGAACGAACATACTCATAACCTCCCCTGAACTCATGGAGCAATATGCCCACTATGAAAGCATCGGAGAACCGATGGAATTGGCTGTTATGTTTGGTGTTGTTCCAGCTGTTGTCCTAAGTTCTCAGATCAGTACGCATTTGTATCATACCGACAAACTGGATGTAGCAGGTGCATTGCTTGGCCAGTCTCTGGATGTCGTTCAGTGCAAAACGGTCGATTTGGAAGTGCTGGCTGATGCGGAAATCGTTCTGGAAGGCAAAATGCTGCCATTTGAAAGAGAATTGGAAGGGCCGTTTGGCGAACTGGCCGGTTATTATGGGACCAGAACGCCTCAGCCAATAGTAGAATTTTCGGCCGTTACTTACCGTAATAACGCTATCTCACAAACTATTTTTCCATCAAGCTATGAAGAAAGGCTGCCAATGGCGCTTGTCAGGGAAGCCACACTTTTAAGCACTGTCAGACAGGTTGTTCCAAATATCAAAGCTGTACATATCCCGATGGGCGGGGTAGCTCGCTATCATGCAGTTATACAAATTGAGAAGAAACATGATGGTGACGGAAAACAGGCAGCACTTGCAGCTTTTGCAAGCGATAAGGATTTAAAGCATGTGGTTGTTGTGAATGATGACGTCGATATCTTTGATTCGGATGATGTTGAATGGGCTATAGCGACAAGAGTACAGGCTGGGGATGACATTTTTATCGTACAGGGTGCGAAGGGGTCACCGCTCGAGTCTTCACATCATTTAAAAGGAGTCAGTGATAAGATGGGCATCGACGCAACCTTTCCGCTTGGAAAAGAAGAGTTATTTAAAAGGACTTCAGTCCCCATTGAAGTGAATCTCGAAGACTATCTTTAA
- a CDS encoding BMC domain-containing protein, giving the protein MQALGLIETVGYSTAVSAADAAVKAADVEIVGIEKVIGVDGYLGVTIHFNGDVAAVKSAVDAGVSSAERIGKVISAHVIPRAHSEVAGKLLPQFKLKEMHQETGAEKEYKTKEEPKRKKQAKKLNEINENDNDKPSV; this is encoded by the coding sequence TTGCAAGCATTGGGTTTGATTGAAACCGTTGGTTATTCAACAGCAGTTTCTGCAGCAGATGCAGCCGTAAAAGCAGCAGATGTAGAAATTGTAGGAATTGAAAAAGTAATAGGCGTGGATGGCTATCTGGGCGTCACAATTCACTTCAACGGCGATGTGGCAGCTGTGAAGTCTGCAGTCGATGCCGGTGTGAGTTCAGCAGAAAGAATAGGGAAAGTAATTTCTGCTCATGTTATCCCGCGTGCCCATAGTGAAGTAGCCGGGAAGCTGCTTCCACAATTTAAGCTGAAAGAAATGCATCAGGAAACAGGTGCTGAAAAAGAGTATAAAACCAAAGAAGAGCCGAAGAGAAAAAAACAAGCTAAAAAACTAAATGAAATCAACGAAAATGATAATGACAAACCATCAGTTTAA
- a CDS encoding urea carboxylase-associated family protein, which translates to MKEVFNRGKIRDEIIIPPYEGRSALIHKGEELIIIDMEGKQVGDFVCFNYEDPGEHVSPVHMRASLSSIRLKTGDWLYSNRRRPLMQLLEDTVGKHDFFFPACDYYRYKVDFDKEDHPNCHDNIADALKKYNIHPSVIPDPINIFMNNVLDDAGDYVIAEPLSKPGDYIRLKALCDVVIACTTCSQDMAPVNGFKVTPIKMQIMEAD; encoded by the coding sequence ATGAAAGAGGTTTTTAACAGAGGCAAGATCAGGGACGAAATTATTATCCCGCCGTATGAAGGAAGAAGCGCACTGATTCACAAAGGGGAAGAGCTGATTATTATTGATATGGAAGGAAAACAGGTTGGGGACTTTGTCTGCTTTAACTATGAAGATCCCGGGGAACATGTTTCACCTGTCCATATGCGGGCTTCACTAAGCAGCATACGGCTTAAAACGGGAGACTGGCTTTACAGCAACCGCCGCCGTCCGCTAATGCAGCTGTTGGAAGATACTGTTGGTAAACATGATTTCTTCTTTCCGGCATGTGATTATTACCGCTACAAAGTTGATTTCGACAAAGAGGACCACCCTAATTGCCATGATAATATTGCGGATGCATTGAAAAAGTATAATATCCATCCTTCGGTTATTCCGGATCCCATTAATATCTTTATGAATAATGTCCTTGATGATGCCGGGGATTATGTCATTGCAGAACCTCTTTCCAAGCCTGGCGATTACATAAGGCTGAAAGCACTGTGCGATGTGGTCATTGCCTGTACCACGTGTTCCCAGGACATGGCGCCTGTTAATGGGTTTAAAGTGACCCCTATTAAAATGCAAATTATGGAGGCAGATTAA
- a CDS encoding BMC domain-containing protein, with the protein MGEALGLIETKGLVGAVEAADAMVKAANVEICGYEKVGFGLVTVMVRGDVGAVKAATDAGAEAASRVGELISVHVIPRPHSEVERALLSKNIGE; encoded by the coding sequence ATGGGTGAAGCATTGGGATTAATCGAGACGAAAGGTCTTGTTGGCGCAGTTGAGGCAGCTGATGCAATGGTTAAGGCAGCAAACGTGGAGATCTGCGGATATGAAAAAGTGGGATTTGGGCTTGTAACTGTTATGGTCAGAGGGGATGTTGGAGCCGTTAAAGCTGCCACTGATGCAGGAGCCGAGGCTGCCAGCAGAGTAGGAGAACTCATCTCAGTCCATGTCATTCCAAGACCGCACAGCGAAGTTGAAAGAGCACTATTATCAAAAAATATCGGTGAATAA
- a CDS encoding BMC domain-containing protein produces the protein MKAIGLIETRGLTAAIEALDSMAKAANVSLVDLKRVGSGLVTVIIEGDVAAVTAAVEVGKTAHTMAGGELVSANVIPRPHSELRKIL, from the coding sequence ATGAAGGCAATTGGCTTGATAGAAACAAGGGGCTTGACAGCAGCTATTGAAGCGCTGGACTCAATGGCAAAAGCAGCAAATGTCAGCTTAGTTGATTTAAAGAGAGTCGGATCCGGACTTGTCACAGTCATTATTGAAGGGGATGTGGCAGCAGTCACAGCTGCTGTGGAGGTTGGGAAGACTGCTCACACCATGGCTGGAGGAGAACTGGTTTCGGCTAATGTGATACCCCGCCCTCATTCAGAACTTCGCAAAATTCTATAA